The proteins below are encoded in one region of Mesotoga sp. Brook.08.105.5.1:
- the rpsR gene encoding 30S ribosomal protein S18 yields MVKDNRRRGRSRRKCRLCGTKTKYIDYKNTSLLRDYVTEKGKIIPKRITGNCAKHQRMVKEAIQRARFMALLPYTKE; encoded by the coding sequence ATGGTAAAAGATAATAGGCGAAGAGGAAGAAGCAGAAGAAAGTGCAGACTCTGCGGTACAAAGACAAAGTACATTGACTATAAGAACACTTCTTTGTTGCGCGACTATGTTACCGAAAAGGGCAAGATTATCCCAAAGAGGATTACAGGTAACTGCGCGAAACACCAGAGGATGGTGAAGGAAGCGATTCAGAGGGCGAGATTCATGGCGCTGCTTCCTTACACAAAAGAGTGA
- a CDS encoding sugar ABC transporter permease codes for MHSRFPNKLLPYLLLLPSLVVVIIFLVVPTIQSLYLSFFRVSPFGDKLIFVGWYNFTKLFKSSDYINSLVITLIFAVFVVVIGLTLGMLLSVLLNQKLKGLQVYRTLFIWTYAISPAIAGTIWALMFSPSSGPITFLLKAIFGANVNWMMDGKVALVAVIIAASWKMLGYNIIFFLSGLQTIPQELIEASAIDGASSVRRFFKITIPLLSPTTFFLLIMNMLYAFFQVFGLIDIMTKGGPGDATQVLVYKLYRDGFINLDTGFASAQSIVLFVFVAILTVLQFRFAEQKVFYG; via the coding sequence ATGCATAGTCGTTTTCCAAACAAGCTCTTACCATACTTGCTACTTCTGCCTTCATTGGTCGTGGTCATCATCTTTTTGGTTGTTCCTACTATTCAGTCGCTGTACCTGAGTTTTTTCAGGGTCTCTCCTTTTGGCGACAAACTGATATTCGTGGGATGGTACAACTTCACCAAGCTATTCAAATCTTCAGATTACATCAACAGCCTTGTTATAACGCTAATCTTTGCGGTTTTCGTCGTAGTGATCGGTCTGACTTTGGGAATGCTGCTTTCGGTACTTCTGAATCAGAAGCTGAAGGGGCTGCAAGTATATCGAACTCTTTTCATCTGGACTTATGCGATTTCACCGGCAATAGCAGGTACGATTTGGGCACTGATGTTCAGCCCTTCGAGCGGCCCGATTACATTCTTGCTGAAGGCGATCTTTGGAGCTAATGTTAACTGGATGATGGATGGGAAAGTTGCCCTCGTTGCAGTAATCATTGCAGCTTCGTGGAAAATGCTTGGTTATAATATAATTTTCTTCTTGTCAGGACTCCAAACGATTCCTCAAGAATTGATTGAGGCTTCTGCTATAGATGGCGCATCTAGCGTTCGGAGATTCTTTAAGATCACAATTCCGCTGTTGTCGCCGACCACTTTCTTCCTGCTGATAATGAACATGCTGTACGCCTTCTTTCAGGTCTTCGGACTGATCGACATAATGACAAAGGGCGGGCCGGGAGATGCCACGCAAGTCCTTGTATACAAACTTTACAGAGACGGATTCATAAACCTTGATACGGGCTTTGCATCCGCTCAATCAATAGTGCTTTTCGTTTTTGTAGCCATCTTGACTGTTCTTCAGTTCAGATTTGCCGAGCAAAAGGTCTTCTATGGATGA
- a CDS encoding extracellular solute-binding protein, whose translation MKKLLVLVLLSLSIFAFGKTTINFWHAMSGSRLGAVDAIVEGFNAENPDIEVVAQFTGSYAETLTKAIASYRAGDAPHVVQVYEVGLQTMLDSNAIKPVFELSGPDFDWGDVIGPILDYYTVGDQLYSMPFNSSSAILYLISSQAPSPIGLFQLVKCHPILQQRHFQSRWPRSEQTAVDL comes from the coding sequence ATGAAAAAGCTTCTTGTACTGGTTCTTCTGAGCTTGTCAATCTTTGCTTTCGGAAAGACTACAATCAACTTCTGGCACGCTATGAGTGGCAGCAGATTGGGTGCAGTTGATGCAATTGTAGAGGGATTCAACGCAGAAAACCCCGATATTGAGGTGGTTGCGCAGTTCACCGGTTCATACGCAGAGACCCTAACCAAGGCGATCGCTTCGTATCGAGCAGGAGATGCGCCTCATGTTGTACAGGTTTACGAGGTTGGACTTCAAACTATGCTTGACAGCAATGCTATCAAACCGGTCTTTGAGCTTTCCGGTCCTGATTTTGATTGGGGAGACGTGATCGGCCCTATTCTCGATTATTACACAGTGGGCGACCAGCTCTATTCAATGCCTTTCAACTCGTCAAGTGCCATCCTATACTTAATCTCTTCGCAAGCACCCTCGCCCATCGGCCTCTTTCAACTCGTCAAGTGCCATCCTATACTACAACAAAGACATTTTCAGAGCCGCTGGCCTCGATCCGAACAAACCGCCGTCGACCTTTGA
- the rplI gene encoding 50S ribosomal protein L9 has translation MKVILLKDVNNVGKAGEVKNVSDGYGRNFLIPKGFAVEANQKEMAKLKHIQKQQEEKEERIKKASEDLLHELQKHHFVIKAKSGSSGKLFGAVTSGDISSHIKSLLGLVVDKKNIELEEHIKQTGEYKIDVKLPGNVKGKIALKVEGLEED, from the coding sequence ATGAAGGTGATTCTTCTGAAAGACGTAAACAACGTTGGAAAAGCCGGTGAAGTGAAGAACGTATCTGATGGTTACGGTAGAAACTTCCTTATTCCAAAGGGGTTTGCAGTTGAAGCCAATCAGAAAGAGATGGCAAAGCTCAAGCACATTCAGAAACAGCAGGAAGAAAAGGAAGAAAGAATAAAGAAGGCCAGTGAAGATCTGTTGCACGAGCTCCAGAAACACCACTTCGTGATAAAGGCTAAGTCCGGATCTAGCGGCAAGCTATTTGGAGCAGTCACCTCCGGAGATATTTCCAGCCACATCAAGAGTTTGCTTGGTCTTGTGGTCGATAAGAAGAACATAGAGCTAGAGGAACATATCAAACAGACTGGTGAATACAAGATAGATGTTAAGCTTCCGGGAAATGTTAAAGGAAAGATTGCATTGAAAGTGGAAGGGCTGGAGGAAGACTGA
- the rpsF gene encoding 30S ribosomal protein S6: MSRIYETMFIVSPKLDEENRNAMAEKVRDYIVERVGGTIEKFDRWGVRKLAYRVTKGFSEGDYTVIQFKADPESVDILERFFGITPEVFRWQTFRREDLEKAEKKALLKKDEAAEQPVVEESVQNAESEETPVEDTATEEAVAVEVETTEEEKQTEE; encoded by the coding sequence ATGAGCAGGATCTACGAAACTATGTTCATAGTCTCGCCGAAGCTAGATGAAGAGAATCGGAATGCGATGGCTGAAAAGGTTAGAGACTATATTGTTGAACGAGTCGGAGGAACAATCGAGAAGTTCGACAGATGGGGTGTCAGGAAACTAGCTTACAGGGTTACAAAAGGCTTCAGCGAAGGCGACTACACGGTTATTCAGTTCAAGGCTGACCCCGAATCGGTTGATATCCTCGAGAGATTCTTTGGTATCACCCCTGAAGTTTTCAGATGGCAGACATTCAGGAGAGAAGATCTTGAAAAGGCGGAGAAAAAAGCTTTGCTGAAAAAAGACGAAGCGGCAGAACAGCCGGTGGTTGAAGAAAGCGTTCAGAATGCTGAGTCAGAAGAAACACCGGTTGAAGATACAGCAACTGAAGAAGCGGTCGCCGTTGAAGTAGAAACTACTGAAGAAGAAAAGCAGACGGAGGAGTAA
- the ssb gene encoding single-stranded DNA-binding protein, translated as MSISYNHVVLIGRLTRDPEIKFAASGTQIATFTLAVDRNVASSNNDSTDFIRIVTFGKTAEFVGNYLTKGRLILVEGSLRINKWKTQDGESRSMAEVAASNIRFMETKAQAQQSSGGFERSTQDNDLVESTGNDDITFFGSDTGDSGSDDIPF; from the coding sequence ATGTCGATTAGCTACAATCATGTTGTCTTGATAGGTAGACTAACTCGCGATCCGGAGATCAAGTTCGCTGCCAGTGGCACTCAAATTGCAACGTTCACTCTTGCAGTTGACAGAAATGTCGCGTCATCCAATAACGACAGTACCGACTTCATAAGGATTGTGACCTTTGGAAAAACAGCGGAGTTCGTTGGCAACTATTTAACGAAAGGCAGACTTATACTTGTAGAGGGCTCTCTCAGAATTAACAAGTGGAAGACGCAGGACGGTGAATCGAGGTCAATGGCCGAGGTTGCCGCCTCCAACATACGATTCATGGAGACAAAGGCACAGGCTCAACAGAGTTCTGGAGGTTTTGAGAGATCGACTCAGGATAATGATTTGGTTGAGAGCACTGGAAACGATGACATTACTTTCTTTGGAAGCGACACGGGTGACTCCGGAAGCGACGATATCCCATTTTGA
- a CDS encoding extracellular solute-binding protein: protein MFRAAGLDPNKPPSTFDELYEMGKKIVESGAAQGGISFGWPAWVFEQMHSVHGQFYANNENGRAAKATEVFFNGDFGVKVLAEWIKWAQAKVFLYGGREYDANQAFLTKQVAMLIQSTSSVSSIESKADFEMGTTFLPVIPGYPKGNSVIGGATLWVMKGHTDEEYEAIWKFFQYLMKTEVTAEWHKSTGYFPTTNSAVKKLMDEGWFAENPNHLTAFLQILSGTRIPEAQGVRLGNFVAIRDVVDGAIEKAIQYTGTNFEAEAKRILDDAAKKSNTILEEYTLIYGK, encoded by the coding sequence ATTTTCAGAGCCGCTGGCCTCGATCCGAACAAACCGCCGTCGACCTTTGATGAACTATACGAGATGGGAAAGAAGATAGTCGAATCAGGGGCGGCACAGGGAGGAATCTCTTTTGGTTGGCCTGCATGGGTCTTCGAGCAGATGCACTCGGTACATGGCCAGTTTTATGCAAACAATGAGAACGGCAGAGCCGCCAAAGCGACGGAGGTTTTCTTCAACGGAGACTTCGGTGTCAAGGTCCTGGCGGAGTGGATAAAATGGGCTCAGGCGAAAGTTTTCCTTTACGGCGGCAGAGAGTATGACGCAAACCAGGCATTCCTTACCAAGCAGGTTGCAATGTTGATTCAGTCTACATCTTCTGTCAGCTCAATTGAGTCGAAAGCCGATTTCGAGATGGGAACAACCTTCCTGCCGGTTATACCAGGTTATCCGAAGGGAAATTCCGTCATTGGCGGTGCAACGCTATGGGTAATGAAGGGTCATACAGACGAAGAATATGAGGCGATCTGGAAATTCTTCCAGTACCTTATGAAGACTGAAGTTACTGCCGAGTGGCATAAGTCGACGGGTTACTTCCCAACCACCAATAGTGCAGTCAAGAAACTCATGGACGAAGGTTGGTTTGCCGAAAATCCAAATCACCTTACCGCCTTCCTTCAGATACTTTCGGGAACGAGAATTCCCGAGGCTCAGGGAGTGAGACTCGGCAATTTCGTCGCCATCAGAGATGTCGTTGATGGGGCTATTGAAAAGGCTATACAGTACACCGGAACGAATTTCGAAGCAGAAGCGAAGAGAATTCTCGACGATGCGGCAAAAAAGTCGAACACGATACTTGAAGAATACACATTGATCTACGGCAAGTAG
- a CDS encoding ABC transporter permease subunit: MKQRKSSIFLSYLFLTIALIAIMFPIYYAFTMSTFNEKEAYSFPPKFIPSIHAFDNYSTAWKTVNMGRLIFNSAFISITVAFAKIFLSMLAAFAFTYFGNFKGKYFFFAIILITHMLPLPIRIVPTYELMRTFGWINSYRALTIPFFASATGTLLFRQLFMTVPPSLSDAARIDGAGPMRFLFNVLIPLSKTNVGALFLIEFTYMWNEYLWPMIVTNSNNMRVVQIGIKMLLASEAQAAEWNIIMAGAIIAMIPPLIMLLLFQRTIMEGFSLKEEK; the protein is encoded by the coding sequence ATGAAGCAGAGAAAATCATCGATCTTTCTGAGCTATCTTTTTCTGACAATCGCGCTCATAGCAATAATGTTTCCGATTTACTATGCCTTCACTATGAGCACATTCAACGAGAAGGAAGCCTACTCATTCCCTCCTAAGTTCATCCCAAGCATTCACGCATTCGATAACTATTCGACGGCCTGGAAGACCGTCAACATGGGAAGATTGATCTTCAACAGCGCATTCATTTCGATTACCGTGGCATTTGCAAAGATATTTCTTTCGATGCTCGCTGCCTTTGCTTTCACCTATTTCGGGAACTTCAAAGGAAAGTATTTCTTCTTTGCGATAATTCTGATTACCCACATGCTTCCGCTACCGATAAGAATTGTACCGACTTATGAGCTGATGAGAACTTTTGGCTGGATTAATTCATATAGAGCTCTCACGATACCGTTTTTTGCCAGCGCGACTGGAACTCTGCTTTTCAGACAGCTATTCATGACTGTTCCACCTTCGCTTTCCGACGCTGCTAGGATCGATGGAGCCGGACCCATGAGATTTCTGTTCAATGTGTTGATCCCGCTTTCAAAGACTAATGTCGGGGCGTTGTTTCTGATTGAATTCACATATATGTGGAACGAGTACTTGTGGCCTATGATAGTTACCAACAGCAATAACATGCGTGTTGTACAGATAGGAATAAAGATGCTTCTTGCAAGTGAAGCTCAAGCGGCCGAATGGAATATCATTATGGCCGGAGCCATAATCGCCATGATTCCTCCGTTGATCATGCTGCTGCTTTTCCAGAGAACTATCATGGAAGGGTTCAGTCTGAAAGAAGAGAAGTAG
- a CDS encoding flavodoxin domain-containing protein codes for MKTAIIYSTWSGTVEKCASEISKKLSEEPEIINIKKDPSPKLKEFDAVIVGASIRIGKANKEITEFVRRNLEDLKSKRLGVFLCMGSGEENFEEYLSQNFPKEFLDKCKTKGFFGGEFNLERLGFLSRMMLKAASKGKPQPHIVSSNIDKFVKDFEA; via the coding sequence ATGAAGACCGCGATAATCTACTCGACTTGGAGCGGAACTGTGGAAAAGTGTGCAAGCGAAATCTCAAAGAAACTCTCTGAGGAACCAGAGATAATCAACATCAAGAAAGACCCATCTCCGAAACTCAAAGAATTCGATGCCGTGATCGTTGGGGCATCGATCAGAATCGGCAAGGCAAACAAGGAGATAACGGAATTTGTGAGAAGGAACCTTGAAGACCTTAAGTCGAAGAGGCTTGGAGTATTTCTCTGCATGGGTTCAGGAGAAGAGAACTTTGAAGAGTACCTCTCTCAGAACTTCCCTAAGGAGTTTCTTGACAAATGCAAGACAAAAGGGTTTTTTGGTGGCGAGTTCAATCTAGAAAGACTGGGTTTTCTTTCAAGAATGATGCTGAAGGCAGCTTCGAAAGGTAAGCCTCAGCCCCACATTGTTTCAAGCAACATCGATAAGTTTGTCAAGGACTTTGAGGCTTAG
- a CDS encoding NfeD family protein, whose amino-acid sequence MGYIGWMIFGVVLLVAEIITPTFFFLWFSIGSFLAGLASMFSFGFGWQVLVFAVSSSLLVLLTRPIARRLSKGDSPRKMYIDGMVGSLGRVMVEINPVLEKGRVRIEGEDWRANSINGEVIPVDTVVKVVRLEGTLVYVERVNDNTQ is encoded by the coding sequence ATGGGCTACATAGGCTGGATGATTTTCGGCGTTGTCTTACTCGTGGCAGAGATAATTACTCCTACGTTCTTCTTTCTGTGGTTTTCTATTGGTTCCTTTCTCGCAGGTCTGGCATCAATGTTTTCTTTCGGTTTCGGCTGGCAGGTACTTGTCTTTGCAGTAAGCAGCTCTTTGTTGGTGCTTCTAACAAGACCGATTGCCAGAAGGCTTTCAAAAGGTGATTCGCCGAGGAAGATGTACATAGACGGAATGGTGGGCTCTTTGGGACGTGTGATGGTCGAGATTAACCCGGTGCTGGAAAAAGGCAGGGTCAGGATAGAAGGAGAAGACTGGAGAGCCAACTCGATTAACGGTGAAGTAATACCGGTGGATACCGTGGTGAAAGTGGTGAGACTGGAAGGTACTCTGGTCTATGTCGAGAGAGTAAACGATAACACTCAGTGA
- a CDS encoding SPFH domain-containing protein, which yields MVFWLILAAVIFIIAASGIKIIRPFEKGLVERLGKYRRDAEPGLQFIIPFIERMVKVDLRETVIDVPPQEVITKDNVVVTVDAIIYFQITDAFRVVYNVANFEIAAIKLAQTNLRNVIGEMELDQTLTSRERINVTLREVLDEATDKWGVKVTRVEIKKIDPPQDIMDAMSKQMKAERTKRAVILEAEGYKQSEITKAEGDKMSAILQAEGQSESIKRVAEANKFKLIAEAEGQANAIVNVFKAIHEGDPTKDVIAIRYLESLKQIADGKANKVFLPYESSAMLSSIGAMAEIFREGKDSSDGNEKVSKK from the coding sequence ATGGTTTTTTGGTTGATACTTGCAGCAGTAATATTCATCATTGCAGCTTCAGGAATAAAGATTATCCGTCCGTTCGAGAAGGGACTGGTAGAGAGACTCGGAAAGTACAGAAGAGATGCAGAACCGGGTCTTCAGTTCATAATTCCGTTTATTGAAAGGATGGTAAAGGTCGATCTCAGAGAGACAGTTATCGACGTGCCACCTCAAGAGGTCATAACAAAGGATAACGTTGTCGTCACCGTTGACGCTATCATATACTTCCAGATAACCGATGCATTCAGGGTCGTATACAACGTCGCTAATTTCGAGATCGCAGCCATAAAGCTGGCTCAGACAAACCTAAGGAACGTTATCGGTGAGATGGAGCTGGACCAGACACTTACCTCAAGAGAGCGAATAAACGTTACTCTGAGAGAGGTACTTGACGAAGCCACGGACAAGTGGGGAGTCAAGGTCACTAGAGTTGAGATCAAGAAGATCGATCCACCTCAGGACATAATGGATGCCATGTCCAAGCAGATGAAGGCTGAGAGAACCAAGAGAGCCGTCATTCTGGAGGCCGAAGGTTATAAGCAGTCGGAGATAACGAAAGCCGAAGGCGATAAGATGTCCGCGATACTTCAGGCCGAAGGTCAGAGCGAATCAATAAAGAGAGTCGCAGAAGCCAACAAGTTCAAGCTGATAGCAGAGGCCGAGGGTCAGGCTAACGCTATAGTTAACGTCTTCAAGGCCATTCATGAGGGTGATCCGACGAAAGACGTTATTGCTATCAGATACCTGGAGTCCCTTAAGCAGATTGCAGATGGTAAGGCAAACAAGGTCTTCTTGCCTTATGAGAGCAGTGCAATGCTTAGCTCGATAGGTGCAATGGCGGAGATCTTCAGAGAAGGGAAAGACAGTTCAGACGGCAATGAGAAGGTAAGCAAGAAGTGA
- a CDS encoding MBL fold metallo-hydrolase, which translates to MEFQIFSKALYSTWILYRPERILFDVGEGISTVLGNSVYAIKDIFLTHGHVDHISGLWGLINTRNTAMGDRNKPLRISFPSGNRAIEAYLDFIIGMNPRLRYNMIVNPINVGDEVYLRTAGSFRRHVTPFRVKHTIGEISYGYHIYEERKKLKEEYAGLSSKEIAGVVSEKGREEITDTYLKKIVTISGDTFALPPEVIADSETLLHECTFLVGKDRRNQNHSSIEEVIDSVRNSKGIKRLILYHISGRYTSKMKKWHNIIKKELDGSELEVFLVHPEHVFEL; encoded by the coding sequence TTGGAGTTTCAGATTTTCTCGAAGGCTCTCTACTCAACATGGATTCTATATCGACCCGAAAGGATACTCTTCGATGTGGGAGAGGGTATATCCACTGTTCTTGGCAACAGCGTCTATGCGATAAAAGATATCTTCCTTACCCACGGTCATGTCGATCACATTTCCGGACTCTGGGGCCTGATAAATACCCGAAACACGGCAATGGGCGACCGGAACAAGCCTTTGAGAATTAGTTTCCCCTCGGGCAATCGAGCTATCGAAGCTTACCTCGATTTTATCATTGGAATGAATCCTCGATTAAGATATAACATGATAGTCAACCCGATAAACGTCGGAGATGAAGTGTATCTTAGAACTGCAGGCAGCTTCAGGAGACATGTTACTCCCTTCAGAGTGAAACATACAATCGGCGAGATCAGCTACGGTTACCATATCTATGAAGAGAGAAAGAAGCTAAAAGAGGAATACGCCGGTCTCTCATCAAAGGAGATTGCCGGTGTAGTCAGTGAGAAAGGTAGAGAAGAGATTACTGACACTTATCTTAAGAAGATCGTGACCATCAGTGGAGACACATTCGCACTTCCTCCCGAGGTTATTGCCGATTCGGAGACGTTGCTCCATGAGTGCACTTTTCTGGTCGGGAAGGATAGAAGGAATCAGAATCATTCCAGCATTGAGGAAGTAATCGACAGTGTGAGAAATAGCAAGGGTATAAAGAGATTGATATTGTATCATATATCGGGACGGTACACATCCAAGATGAAAAAATGGCATAATATAATTAAGAAGGAACTTGACGGTTCCGAACTTGAGGTGTTTCTTGTTCACCCGGAACATGTTTTTGAACTGTAA
- a CDS encoding MFS transporter, whose protein sequence is MNLNILFFEALIYASLATKNLLSQYFDISGYSPTEIGILMAVLPVASLVSSPLWFKISSRLGQNKIYYIVSLSSAVCIWPIFATSDFLTSLLFMILFSLFFSAVVPLGDSIIMTILKTTGGRFDRVRLFGTIGFAVTSLLLSSLVGISFFWLFAATSIVLAFSPMFLKRRPGESRTEAPENPASAGSLLQFSLMTVGMFFGITLNSFHNSFIAVFTRQNGMDPSVVGVVFAITALSEIPFLLVADRIIEKIGSMKILLFGMAVIGVRMILVSFATNVYALYLVESLHGLTYILMYYSLFHFIHYGLSGRRMIAAQSVFWIVRSGLTFIVGSIGGGIIIDKFSVFFAFRLFGFVGLLSAILMTGVYFAILRSRSNSR, encoded by the coding sequence TTGAATCTTAATATACTATTCTTTGAAGCTCTAATATATGCGAGCCTGGCGACTAAGAATCTGCTTAGTCAATATTTCGACATCTCCGGTTATTCACCAACCGAAATCGGAATACTGATGGCGGTACTGCCTGTTGCCTCGCTAGTTTCCAGCCCCCTGTGGTTTAAAATCAGCTCTAGACTTGGTCAGAACAAAATCTATTATATCGTATCTCTTTCTTCAGCCGTATGTATCTGGCCCATTTTTGCCACCAGCGATTTCTTGACATCCTTACTCTTCATGATCCTCTTCTCTCTCTTTTTTTCGGCAGTTGTTCCGCTGGGTGATTCAATTATTATGACGATTCTTAAGACTACTGGAGGTCGTTTCGATCGTGTGAGGCTTTTTGGCACGATTGGGTTTGCAGTTACTTCTCTCTTGTTAAGCAGTCTCGTCGGGATCAGTTTCTTCTGGTTATTTGCAGCCACCTCCATTGTTCTGGCCTTCTCACCGATGTTCCTCAAGAGAAGACCCGGTGAATCGAGAACTGAAGCCCCGGAAAACCCTGCCAGTGCAGGTTCTCTTCTTCAGTTTTCTTTGATGACTGTCGGAATGTTTTTCGGAATTACTTTGAACTCCTTCCATAATTCTTTCATTGCGGTCTTCACAAGACAGAACGGTATGGATCCGTCGGTCGTGGGGGTTGTCTTTGCAATTACCGCTCTTTCAGAGATTCCTTTCTTGTTGGTTGCCGACAGGATAATCGAGAAAATCGGCAGTATGAAAATCCTGCTATTCGGCATGGCAGTAATTGGAGTCAGGATGATTCTTGTCTCCTTTGCGACAAACGTATATGCGCTCTATTTGGTGGAGTCTTTACACGGGTTGACGTATATTCTAATGTATTACTCCCTTTTTCACTTCATCCATTACGGTCTTTCGGGTAGGCGGATGATTGCTGCTCAGAGTGTCTTCTGGATTGTGAGGTCGGGATTGACTTTCATCGTGGGGTCAATCGGAGGAGGAATAATTATCGATAAATTCTCAGTCTTCTTTGCATTCAGACTCTTCGGATTTGTCGGGCTTCTATCTGCAATCTTAATGACGGGCGTTTACTTCGCGATTCTAAGATCGCGATCGAATTCCAGATGA
- a CDS encoding FMN-binding protein, with translation MKLMYLTRVPISIGIAVAALNVIVMALIFPRLEEGLKELDTLEFAPLNLSQLTDGDYEGNFAAEIVGVTVIVMVSGHEIKSIEIVRHNHGRGKSAEAIIASLIENQSVEVIVISGATYSSKVILKAIENATT, from the coding sequence ATGAAACTGATGTACCTTACCAGAGTACCCATATCGATAGGGATTGCAGTTGCAGCACTGAACGTAATCGTCATGGCGCTTATCTTTCCGAGGCTTGAAGAGGGACTGAAGGAGCTCGACACACTTGAGTTCGCACCGCTAAATCTATCTCAATTAACCGATGGAGACTATGAAGGAAATTTCGCGGCAGAGATAGTAGGGGTGACAGTAATCGTCATGGTCTCCGGACACGAAATCAAATCGATTGAAATAGTGAGACACAATCACGGCAGAGGAAAATCGGCAGAGGCAATCATCGCCTCCTTAATTGAGAACCAATCTGTCGAGGTCATTGTAATCTCGGGCGCCACTTACAGCAGCAAGGTTATTTTGAAAGCCATAGAGAATGCCACAACATAA